A window of Pelagicoccus enzymogenes contains these coding sequences:
- a CDS encoding alpha/beta hydrolase: MQRHLLAPALAIAFACSSVASEFIADIEYGVADGESLRLDVSVPDGEGPFPVAFLVHGGGWGSGDKSGAEKPNSGADISPWFQPLTDANFVWVSINYRLAPQYRWPACKDDTLTALAWVNENIAAYKGAPDRVAVFGHSAGGQLAMFTAHANEDIRPEVIVGCAAVTSLVQDLEIRGGLSISLQNLFDRPKEVTPVSLALLEANSPINLLKAGGPDYLLIHGDADRTVPIEQSIDFQNRLHELNTRCDLLILPGAGHRLTEWSNHDPHWQEKMVSWVRDSLNKAAAEQ; encoded by the coding sequence ATGCAACGCCACCTCCTCGCTCCAGCGCTCGCCATCGCTTTCGCCTGCTCCTCGGTCGCCAGCGAATTCATAGCAGATATCGAATACGGAGTAGCCGATGGTGAAAGCCTCCGCCTCGACGTTTCCGTCCCGGACGGCGAAGGTCCTTTCCCCGTCGCTTTTCTCGTCCATGGCGGAGGCTGGGGAAGCGGAGACAAGAGCGGTGCGGAAAAGCCAAACAGCGGCGCTGACATCTCCCCTTGGTTCCAACCCCTCACCGACGCGAATTTCGTTTGGGTATCCATAAACTACCGACTGGCGCCCCAGTACCGTTGGCCTGCATGCAAGGACGACACCTTGACCGCACTCGCTTGGGTCAACGAAAACATTGCCGCTTACAAGGGCGCCCCTGATCGCGTGGCCGTTTTCGGACACTCAGCGGGAGGCCAGCTCGCCATGTTCACCGCCCACGCGAACGAAGACATCCGTCCCGAGGTCATCGTGGGGTGCGCCGCAGTCACCAGTCTTGTGCAGGATCTCGAAATTCGCGGCGGACTAAGCATCTCCCTGCAAAACCTGTTCGACCGCCCAAAAGAGGTGACCCCAGTATCACTTGCGCTCCTCGAGGCGAACTCCCCCATCAATCTGCTAAAAGCAGGAGGTCCCGATTATTTGCTGATTCACGGGGACGCAGACCGCACCGTTCCCATCGAGCAGTCTATCGACTTTCAAAATCGTCTCCACGAGCTGAATACGAGATGCGACCTGCTCATCTTACCCGGAGCCGGCCACCGCCTCACCGAATGGTCGAACCACGACCCTCATTGGCAGGAAAAGATGGTCTCTTGGGTAAGGGACAGCCTCAACAAGGCTGCCGCCGAACAATAA
- the argC gene encoding N-acetyl-gamma-glutamyl-phosphate reductase, translating to MNAAIVGASGYGGEILVKLLAAHPKVTLKAVTSRSKAGQPVSSVIPAMRGVLDDMLFENSDPAELAAREDIDVAFLALPHGAAAEYARHLVDAGKKVIDLSADFRIADPATYEEFYGAAHPDVELLSRSQYVMPELSDASWKEKDLFACPGCYPTSILIPLLPLVKAGIVSQEHIVANSYSGTSGAGKQSKEAFSFCEVNESSKAYGVPKHRHLSEIEEQLSAAAGDKVIIQFNPHLAPMNRGIATTITVPSNGSTIEQLYAEWKKAYADKPFVCILPADTRPETKYVVGTNRVDISAVKDDRTGNFVITSAEDNLVKGASGQAIQILNLWQGWDETTGLI from the coding sequence ATGAACGCAGCCATCGTAGGCGCCTCCGGATACGGAGGAGAAATCCTAGTCAAACTCCTCGCAGCTCACCCGAAGGTGACGCTCAAGGCCGTCACCTCGCGGAGCAAAGCCGGCCAACCGGTCAGCTCCGTCATCCCTGCTATGCGGGGAGTGCTCGACGACATGCTCTTCGAAAACTCCGATCCCGCTGAATTGGCGGCTCGGGAAGACATCGACGTCGCCTTCCTCGCCCTTCCGCACGGAGCCGCCGCCGAGTATGCGCGGCACTTGGTAGACGCGGGCAAGAAGGTCATCGACCTCAGCGCCGACTTCCGCATCGCCGATCCCGCGACTTACGAAGAATTTTATGGCGCGGCCCACCCGGATGTGGAGCTGCTCAGCCGGTCCCAATACGTGATGCCTGAACTTTCCGATGCGTCGTGGAAAGAAAAAGACCTTTTCGCCTGCCCAGGTTGTTATCCGACCAGCATCTTGATCCCGCTGCTTCCGCTCGTGAAAGCGGGCATCGTTAGCCAAGAGCACATCGTGGCCAACTCCTACAGCGGAACCAGCGGCGCGGGCAAGCAGAGCAAGGAAGCCTTCTCTTTCTGCGAAGTGAATGAAAGCTCCAAGGCTTACGGAGTGCCCAAGCACCGGCACCTTTCGGAAATTGAGGAGCAACTCAGCGCTGCGGCAGGCGACAAGGTGATCATCCAGTTCAACCCGCACCTCGCGCCCATGAATCGGGGCATCGCCACCACCATTACCGTACCCTCGAACGGCTCCACCATCGAGCAGCTTTATGCCGAGTGGAAGAAGGCCTATGCGGACAAGCCCTTCGTCTGTATCCTTCCAGCTGATACGCGGCCCGAAACCAAGTATGTGGTAGGTACCAATCGGGTAGATATTTCAGCGGTCAAAGACGATCGGACTGGCAACTTCGTCATAACTTCGGCAGAAGACAACCTCGTCAAGGGCGCCAGCGGCCAAGCCATCCAGATTCTCAACCTCTGGCAAGGCTGGGACGAAACGACCGGACTTATCTAG
- the argJ gene encoding bifunctional glutamate N-acetyltransferase/amino-acid acetyltransferase ArgJ, translating to MSHEINFTPNTAGVTDPKGFFANGVSADIRRKGNDRLDTGIVFSKTPCAAAGVFTKNRVKAAPVLLCESVLSSSKAIHGIIANSGNANACTGEQGKIDAKAMADQAATACEVAANSFLVCSTGRIGDLLPMDRISPAIAKSGAGIVAGDTDGESFSNCILTSDTRKKTCTATFEVDGKTVTLAGSAKGAGMIQPNMATMLAFITTDIAAESAELKTLLSEAVKHTFNAITVDGDMSTNDTVLVLANGESGVALCDETREAFKEALFLICDNLADKIVADGERITKVVELLISGADTEAGAESIARCIGNSLLVKTSWFGNDPNWGRLMDALGYADSEFDPERIDISYGEVPALVSGTPIPENKPKWKEVVSAKRFTIHINMHAGEANYRLRASDLTEGYVDFNKSE from the coding sequence ATGTCACACGAAATTAACTTCACGCCTAACACCGCAGGAGTAACGGACCCCAAAGGGTTCTTTGCCAATGGAGTTTCAGCTGACATACGACGAAAAGGTAATGACCGGTTGGATACAGGAATTGTTTTTTCAAAGACTCCCTGTGCCGCAGCCGGTGTCTTCACCAAAAACCGGGTCAAGGCTGCTCCGGTGCTGCTCTGCGAAAGCGTGTTGAGCTCCAGTAAGGCAATCCATGGAATCATAGCCAACAGTGGCAATGCCAACGCCTGTACCGGCGAACAAGGTAAGATCGACGCCAAGGCCATGGCGGATCAAGCGGCTACCGCTTGCGAAGTCGCAGCGAACAGTTTCCTCGTTTGCTCGACGGGGCGGATCGGGGATTTGCTGCCGATGGATCGCATTTCTCCAGCCATCGCCAAGTCGGGCGCTGGAATCGTTGCAGGCGACACTGATGGCGAAAGTTTTTCGAACTGTATCCTTACCTCGGATACGCGTAAGAAAACCTGTACCGCCACTTTCGAAGTAGACGGCAAGACCGTCACCCTCGCAGGCTCTGCCAAGGGCGCGGGCATGATTCAGCCCAACATGGCAACCATGTTGGCCTTCATCACCACCGATATTGCTGCCGAGAGCGCGGAGTTGAAGACTCTGCTTTCCGAAGCTGTGAAGCACACCTTTAACGCCATCACAGTCGACGGGGACATGAGCACGAACGACACGGTGTTGGTTCTTGCCAACGGCGAATCCGGCGTCGCTCTTTGCGACGAAACGCGCGAAGCTTTCAAGGAAGCCCTTTTCCTCATCTGCGATAACTTGGCTGACAAGATTGTAGCTGACGGGGAACGTATCACCAAGGTGGTGGAGCTTCTCATCAGCGGAGCGGACACGGAAGCGGGTGCGGAAAGCATTGCTCGCTGCATAGGTAACTCTTTGTTGGTCAAGACCTCGTGGTTTGGAAACGATCCGAACTGGGGGCGTCTCATGGATGCTCTCGGTTACGCGGATTCCGAGTTCGATCCAGAAAGGATCGACATTTCCTATGGCGAAGTGCCAGCCCTCGTATCCGGAACCCCGATACCTGAAAACAAACCTAAGTGGAAAGAGGTAGTGAGCGCCAAACGCTTCACCATCCATATCAACATGCACGCCGGAGAAGCGAACTATCGCCTCCGTGCCAGCGACCTAACGGAAGGCTACGTCGACTTCAACAAGAGCGAGTAG
- a CDS encoding aspartate aminotransferase family protein, protein MTTQNTEQLYKDNVLGNYGLPPITFTRGRGVRVWDDTDREYIDFCSGIAVLTLGHSHPRLVSAIQSQAESLIHISNLYRNEKQAQLAAKLNQLAGGGGKVFFCNSGAEANEALIKLSRLYGKAKSGEEGKQFKVIVAERAFHGRTFGGMSATPQEKIQGGFRPLVPGFESAPLNDLQAFADKVDDSTSAIFVETIQGEGGINPCSVEFLQGLRKLCDEKGILLLIDEVQCGAGRSGTFFAFEKAGIRPDAIGMAKGLGGGVPIGAVWMDDKHAALFGPGSHGTTFGGTPLICAAALETISVLEDEKLLQKVTENGAYFLEQLEALQAEFPDYVLDVRGQGYMLGIQIAELPFEMVTKIRAAGLVVPPAGGNVIRFLPPLIATKADIDAALAIVKEVVAARAVEFAAAV, encoded by the coding sequence ATGACTACACAAAACACCGAGCAGCTTTATAAGGATAATGTACTCGGCAACTATGGGTTGCCGCCTATCACGTTTACCCGTGGCCGCGGTGTGCGCGTGTGGGATGATACGGATAGGGAGTACATCGACTTCTGCTCTGGGATCGCAGTGCTCACTTTGGGTCACAGTCACCCACGACTTGTATCCGCGATCCAATCACAGGCCGAAAGCCTGATCCATATCAGCAACCTTTACCGGAACGAGAAGCAAGCTCAGCTCGCCGCGAAGCTGAACCAGCTCGCGGGCGGGGGAGGCAAGGTCTTCTTCTGCAACAGCGGCGCGGAAGCGAATGAAGCGCTGATCAAGCTGTCGCGTCTCTACGGCAAGGCGAAGTCAGGAGAAGAGGGCAAGCAGTTCAAGGTGATCGTGGCGGAAAGGGCCTTCCATGGACGGACCTTTGGTGGCATGAGCGCGACCCCCCAGGAGAAGATCCAAGGCGGCTTCCGTCCTTTGGTACCCGGCTTCGAGTCAGCTCCGCTCAACGACTTGCAGGCTTTTGCCGACAAAGTAGACGACTCCACCTCCGCCATCTTCGTGGAAACGATCCAGGGCGAGGGCGGTATCAATCCGTGCTCCGTGGAGTTCCTGCAAGGCTTGCGCAAGCTATGCGACGAGAAGGGCATCCTCTTGCTCATCGACGAGGTGCAGTGTGGGGCTGGACGGTCTGGCACATTCTTCGCTTTCGAGAAGGCAGGCATCCGGCCGGATGCGATCGGCATGGCCAAGGGCCTCGGCGGTGGCGTACCTATCGGCGCCGTTTGGATGGATGACAAACATGCGGCCCTCTTCGGGCCCGGTTCCCATGGCACTACCTTTGGCGGCACTCCGCTCATTTGCGCGGCGGCCTTGGAAACGATCTCTGTTTTGGAGGACGAGAAGCTGCTGCAAAAGGTGACGGAAAACGGCGCTTACTTCCTGGAGCAGCTAGAAGCGCTGCAGGCAGAGTTTCCCGACTACGTTTTGGACGTACGGGGGCAGGGCTACATGCTCGGTATCCAGATCGCGGAACTGCCTTTCGAGATGGTTACCAAGATCCGGGCCGCTGGACTGGTCGTTCCGCCGGCAGGTGGAAACGTGATCCGTTTCTTGCCGCCGCTCATTGCGACCAAGGCCGATATCGATGCCGCACTGGCGATCGTCAAGGAAGTCGTCGCCGCCCGGGCAGTTGAATTCGCAGCTGCCGTCTAA
- the argB gene encoding acetylglutamate kinase — protein MNMQEIISKAAVLVEALPYVQNFRGSTFVVKYGGSFMDDPDPEIRARVAGDIAFLSAVGIHAVVVHGGGKAISRALADQGIETKFVNGLRYTDGESVKVVRDVLSGQVNSEVCEMLQVRKDHPLGIPGENVLQCEKLDTDVHGDPVDLGFVGNITTVKAKIIKKAIKDGYTPVISPVAIDDNGQLYNVNADVAAACVASALRARRLVYMSDVPGLLSDPKNLDTLISTLKVNQVDKLKKNGTISAGMLPKVESAVKALDAGVHRVHFIDGRLPHSLLLEIFTDKGIGTEICH, from the coding sequence ATGAACATGCAGGAAATCATTTCCAAAGCGGCTGTATTGGTTGAAGCTCTGCCTTACGTGCAGAACTTCCGTGGCTCTACCTTCGTTGTTAAATACGGCGGCAGTTTCATGGACGATCCGGATCCGGAAATCCGGGCCCGAGTCGCTGGTGACATCGCTTTTCTCTCCGCAGTGGGAATTCATGCGGTGGTGGTTCATGGTGGCGGCAAGGCCATCAGTCGGGCGCTCGCAGATCAAGGTATCGAAACGAAGTTCGTAAACGGTCTACGCTACACGGACGGGGAGTCGGTCAAGGTCGTGCGCGATGTTTTGAGCGGACAGGTCAATAGTGAAGTCTGCGAGATGTTGCAGGTTCGCAAGGATCACCCGCTCGGCATTCCTGGTGAGAACGTGCTGCAATGTGAAAAGTTGGACACGGATGTGCATGGCGATCCCGTTGATCTTGGCTTCGTGGGAAACATCACAACCGTGAAGGCTAAGATTATTAAGAAGGCCATCAAGGACGGTTACACGCCGGTGATCTCGCCAGTCGCGATCGATGACAATGGGCAGCTCTACAACGTGAACGCCGACGTTGCGGCAGCTTGCGTGGCCAGCGCTTTGCGGGCACGCCGCCTCGTTTACATGAGCGACGTTCCAGGTCTTCTTTCCGATCCCAAGAATTTGGATACGCTTATTTCTACTTTGAAGGTGAACCAAGTCGATAAGCTCAAGAAAAACGGAACCATCAGCGCCGGCATGCTTCCCAAGGTTGAGAGCGCGGTCAAAGCCCTCGACGCCGGAGTACACCGCGTGCACTTCATCGACGGCCGTCTGCCGCACAGTCTCCTCCTCGAAATCTTTACCGACAAGGGTATCGGCACCGAAATCTGCCATTGA
- the argF gene encoding ornithine carbamoyltransferase, producing MQHFLKETDFTLSQAAEVFTLAHALKQGRGRHTPPTLKGQTWAMIFSKSSTRTRVSFDVGIHELGGHPIFLNKNDIQLGRGESIYDTANVLSRFVHGLIVRTYEQSEIEQLAELGSVPVINALTDYLHPCQIFTDAFTMAERWADGTNFLESLKGKKLAYFGDTANNIANSWILGAAMFGMELVLAGPEGYEPGEDIQKTLADSGFAPTWSFTKDPEEAAKDADVLYTDTWVSMGQEEESVDRIRVMKPYSVTSDLMKRGKSDALFMHDLPAYKDMEAQADVLYGPQSVIFDEAENRLHTQKAIMSILAEAKRR from the coding sequence ATGCAGCATTTTCTCAAGGAAACTGATTTTACTCTCAGTCAGGCCGCCGAGGTCTTCACGCTGGCCCACGCCCTCAAGCAGGGGCGCGGTCGCCACACGCCTCCGACCCTCAAGGGCCAGACTTGGGCCATGATATTCTCCAAGTCCAGTACCCGTACGCGAGTTTCCTTCGACGTGGGCATCCATGAGTTGGGCGGCCATCCGATCTTCCTCAACAAAAACGACATCCAGCTCGGTCGCGGCGAATCGATCTACGACACGGCCAACGTGCTTTCGCGTTTCGTGCACGGCCTCATCGTGCGCACCTACGAGCAGTCCGAAATCGAGCAGCTGGCGGAGCTCGGCAGCGTGCCGGTGATCAACGCCCTGACCGACTACCTGCATCCCTGCCAGATCTTCACCGACGCCTTCACCATGGCGGAGCGTTGGGCGGACGGGACTAACTTTCTCGAGTCGCTCAAGGGCAAGAAGCTCGCTTACTTCGGCGACACGGCCAACAACATCGCCAACTCCTGGATCCTCGGCGCGGCCATGTTCGGCATGGAGCTCGTGTTGGCCGGTCCGGAAGGCTACGAGCCGGGCGAAGACATCCAGAAGACGCTGGCGGACAGCGGTTTCGCGCCGACCTGGAGTTTTACCAAGGATCCCGAAGAAGCCGCTAAGGACGCGGACGTGCTCTACACCGACACTTGGGTTAGCATGGGCCAAGAGGAAGAGTCGGTCGACCGCATCCGCGTGATGAAGCCGTACTCCGTGACCTCGGACCTCATGAAGCGCGGCAAGTCCGACGCCCTCTTCATGCACGACCTTCCGGCCTACAAGGACATGGAAGCCCAGGCCGACGTGCTCTACGGCCCGCAATCCGTCATCTTCGACGAGGCGGAAAACCGTCTCCACACCCAGAAGGCCATCATGTCTATCCTTGCCGAAGCCAAGCGGCGTTAG
- a CDS encoding glycoside hydrolase family 43 protein: protein MLNPSTPSLPQLENERTARYRNPILFADYSDPDAIRVGNEFWMTSSSFCNVPGLPILHSKDLINWELVNHALPHLVPEHHYSEHRAGCGVWAPAIRFHNGTFWIFYPDPDFGIYVTYTDDPRGQWSAPYLIKAGEGLIDPCPLWDGDKAYLIHGWAKSRSGICNILTLHEMSLDATRLLDDGQVVIDGDRDTEWNTIEGPKLYKRDGWYWIFAPADGVATGCQTVFRSKNIFGPYEGRKVLEQGSTPINGPHQGAWVDTPEGEHWFLHFQENQPYGRVVHLQPMQWREDGWPVMGLDPQNTGIGEPVIDHEAPNLSQDSNYRVPQSDAFSKPELGRQWQWQANACSDWSTIDPERGTLRLNCMPRSPKESFWKTGPLLLQKVTGPQIDCAVDLQFCPQSEGDVAGFIVFGYNYFWIGLESTGTQVKLVMKQCLDANKKGIETVLSESQYPSSQLRLHFEMLPGNACQFSYLLNDGSVQPFGPEFQAKQSKWVGAKFGLFASCTSDDPSNGYATFKNLIVK from the coding sequence ATGCTCAATCCCAGTACTCCTTCCCTTCCCCAACTAGAAAACGAGAGAACGGCTCGCTATCGCAATCCCATCCTCTTCGCCGACTACTCAGATCCAGATGCGATCCGAGTAGGCAACGAATTTTGGATGACATCTTCCAGCTTTTGCAATGTACCCGGATTGCCAATACTTCACTCGAAAGACTTGATTAACTGGGAGCTGGTCAACCATGCCCTACCTCATTTAGTGCCAGAACACCACTACAGCGAGCACCGAGCCGGTTGCGGCGTCTGGGCGCCTGCCATCCGCTTTCACAATGGAACATTTTGGATCTTCTATCCCGACCCCGACTTCGGCATATACGTCACCTACACCGACGACCCGCGTGGCCAGTGGAGCGCCCCTTACCTCATCAAAGCGGGGGAAGGCTTGATCGACCCCTGCCCCCTCTGGGATGGAGACAAAGCCTACTTGATTCACGGTTGGGCTAAGAGCCGTTCCGGTATCTGTAACATACTTACGCTTCACGAAATGTCTCTCGATGCCACCCGCCTCCTTGACGACGGCCAAGTAGTCATCGACGGAGATCGCGACACCGAGTGGAACACGATAGAGGGCCCCAAGCTTTACAAGCGGGATGGTTGGTATTGGATCTTCGCCCCAGCCGATGGCGTCGCAACGGGCTGTCAAACCGTGTTTCGATCCAAAAACATATTCGGTCCCTACGAAGGTCGCAAGGTCCTGGAGCAAGGCTCCACCCCAATCAACGGCCCACACCAAGGGGCCTGGGTCGATACGCCCGAAGGCGAACATTGGTTTCTCCACTTTCAAGAAAATCAACCCTACGGTCGCGTCGTGCATCTGCAACCGATGCAGTGGCGGGAAGATGGGTGGCCCGTCATGGGGCTAGATCCACAAAACACGGGAATCGGCGAACCCGTAATAGATCATGAAGCTCCAAACTTGTCACAAGATTCCAACTACCGCGTTCCCCAGTCCGACGCTTTCTCTAAACCTGAGCTCGGACGGCAATGGCAGTGGCAAGCGAACGCCTGCTCAGATTGGTCAACCATCGATCCCGAACGAGGGACCCTTCGCCTAAACTGCATGCCTCGCAGTCCTAAAGAGTCGTTCTGGAAAACGGGACCTCTGCTTTTGCAAAAAGTGACAGGTCCTCAGATCGATTGCGCGGTCGATTTACAGTTCTGCCCACAAAGCGAGGGAGACGTCGCGGGCTTCATCGTTTTTGGCTACAACTATTTCTGGATCGGACTCGAATCGACGGGTACTCAAGTGAAGCTCGTGATGAAGCAGTGTCTCGACGCGAACAAAAAAGGCATCGAAACCGTACTCTCCGAATCGCAGTACCCTAGTTCACAATTGCGCCTCCACTTCGAAATGCTGCCGGGAAATGCCTGCCAGTTCAGCTACCTCCTTAATGACGGCTCAGTCCAACCATTTGGTCCAGAGTTCCAAGCGAAGCAAAGCAAATGGGTTGGTGCAAAATTCGGTCTCTTTGCCTCCTGTACTTCAGATGATCCATCAAATGGATACGCCACTTTTAAAAATCTAATCGTAAAATAA
- a CDS encoding argininosuccinate synthase, with product MKIVLAYSGGLDTSVLVRWLKDHYNAEIITFAADVGQEEELDGLEEKAKATGASAHYTLDLKDEFAKDYIFPMLRANTIYEGQYYLGTSIARPLIAKAHIELARKVGADAVAHGATGKGNDQVRFELGYAALAPDLQIISPWRMEVFRKAFPGRTEMIKYCADNNINVEASASKPYSMDRNSLHISYEAGILEDPWFDPTTPENKKMYKLTVDPEDAPDEAQYLELDFEKGDCTAIDGEKVTPAEAIYKLNKIAGKHGIGRVDIVENRFVGMKSRGVYETPGGTIIMMGHKQVESLTMDRDLEHLRDSLIPKYAELVYNGFWFAPEREALQAFIDNSQKSVTGTVRLKLYKGNVTTVGRKSPYSLYDENVASMEGVQSSYNPDDATGFIRLQGLRLRARAATQSQFIEK from the coding sequence ATGAAAATCGTACTCGCATACTCGGGCGGCTTGGACACTTCAGTCCTCGTTCGCTGGCTCAAGGATCACTACAACGCGGAGATCATCACTTTCGCGGCTGACGTCGGCCAGGAAGAGGAGCTCGACGGTCTCGAGGAAAAGGCGAAGGCCACTGGCGCTTCCGCCCACTACACTCTCGATCTCAAGGACGAGTTCGCCAAGGACTACATCTTCCCGATGTTGCGTGCGAACACCATCTACGAAGGCCAGTACTACCTCGGCACTTCCATCGCCCGTCCGCTCATCGCCAAGGCTCACATCGAGCTCGCTCGCAAGGTGGGCGCCGATGCGGTCGCTCACGGCGCCACCGGCAAGGGCAACGACCAGGTTCGCTTCGAGCTCGGTTACGCGGCCCTCGCTCCCGACCTGCAAATCATTTCTCCTTGGAGAATGGAAGTTTTCCGCAAGGCCTTCCCTGGCCGCACGGAGATGATCAAGTACTGCGCGGACAACAACATCAACGTGGAAGCCTCCGCCTCCAAGCCGTACTCGATGGACCGCAACTCCCTGCACATCTCCTACGAAGCCGGCATCTTGGAAGATCCTTGGTTTGACCCGACCACACCGGAAAACAAGAAGATGTACAAGCTCACCGTCGATCCCGAGGACGCGCCGGACGAAGCCCAGTACCTCGAGCTCGATTTCGAAAAGGGCGACTGTACCGCCATCGACGGCGAGAAGGTTACGCCAGCGGAAGCGATCTACAAGCTCAACAAGATTGCCGGCAAGCATGGCATCGGCCGCGTGGATATCGTGGAAAACCGCTTCGTCGGCATGAAGAGCCGTGGCGTGTACGAGACGCCAGGCGGCACCATCATTATGATGGGCCACAAGCAAGTCGAGTCGCTCACCATGGACCGCGACCTCGAGCACTTGCGCGACAGCTTGATCCCCAAGTACGCCGAGCTCGTGTACAACGGCTTCTGGTTCGCTCCCGAGCGCGAGGCACTGCAGGCCTTCATCGACAATAGCCAGAAGAGCGTTACCGGCACCGTTCGTCTCAAGCTCTACAAGGGCAACGTCACCACGGTTGGCCGCAAGTCTCCATACTCGCTCTACGACGAAAACGTGGCGTCCATGGAAGGCGTTCAGTCTTCCTACAACCCTGACGACGCCACCGGCTTCATCCGCCTGCAAGGCTTGCGCCTGCGCGCTCGCGCCGCGACGCAAAGCCAGTTCATCGAGAAGTAG
- a CDS encoding glycoside hydrolase family 28 protein — protein sequence MKATLRITTFASVLFAGFLSEAFATPQFTSDGRLWGGDEIQPVNAPFGMPQLARPSFKADVFNILDFAAVEGGKVKNTEAFANAIAACADNGGGRVLVPAGKWFTGPIHLKSNVELHLAEGSEVIFSDTLEDYLPVVRVRAGSIEIYNYSPLIYARDCENIGITGPGRLNGNAEKWWDWKHKETRDYFTAEKRGIPVEERIYGKPEDAIRPSFVQLFNCRNILLEGFTIGSGPNWTIHPVFCENIIIRRVHVLTDGPNNDGIDPDSSRNLLVEHCVFDTGDDCMVLKSGYNEDGWRAAAPTENVVMRWCTSKRGHGGLVIGSEMSGDVRNVYMYECEFEGTDRALRIKSRRGRGGIVENVWAENLVVKDMQREVVILNMDYGADKNALTNQRAPLFRNIHVSDVYGEGAPMAIRIVGLPDSLIENVTFENIRVKSTEGVYCQNATGLSFKNIDVSPEEGPVFTFDNVNDVDITAASSASGASTFVKVLGKNSHGIVIKKSNLSTLKSVTELGDEVAAEAVTIK from the coding sequence ATGAAAGCGACACTTCGAATCACCACGTTCGCATCTGTTCTATTCGCTGGCTTCCTCAGCGAAGCGTTTGCCACACCTCAATTCACCTCTGACGGACGGCTTTGGGGCGGCGACGAGATTCAGCCCGTCAATGCTCCTTTTGGCATGCCGCAACTTGCTCGCCCCAGTTTCAAGGCCGACGTTTTCAATATCCTCGACTTCGCGGCGGTCGAGGGGGGAAAAGTCAAGAACACCGAAGCTTTCGCAAACGCTATCGCCGCTTGCGCGGATAACGGCGGCGGTCGCGTGCTGGTTCCCGCAGGCAAATGGTTCACAGGCCCCATCCACCTCAAGAGCAATGTCGAACTCCACCTCGCCGAAGGATCCGAAGTCATCTTCAGCGATACCTTGGAAGACTACCTGCCTGTCGTACGCGTTCGGGCCGGCAGTATCGAAATCTACAATTACTCCCCTCTCATCTACGCTAGAGATTGCGAAAACATCGGAATCACCGGTCCAGGCAGGCTCAACGGAAATGCCGAAAAATGGTGGGACTGGAAACACAAGGAAACCCGCGACTATTTCACCGCAGAAAAGCGAGGCATCCCCGTCGAGGAACGGATTTACGGAAAACCCGAGGACGCCATCCGCCCCAGCTTCGTGCAGCTGTTCAACTGCCGCAACATTCTGCTGGAAGGCTTCACCATCGGAAGCGGACCCAACTGGACCATTCACCCAGTGTTTTGCGAAAACATAATAATCCGCCGCGTGCACGTTCTCACAGACGGCCCCAACAACGACGGCATCGACCCCGACTCTTCTCGCAACCTCCTAGTGGAGCACTGCGTTTTCGATACCGGCGACGATTGCATGGTATTGAAATCCGGATACAACGAAGACGGGTGGCGAGCGGCAGCCCCGACCGAGAATGTGGTCATGCGCTGGTGCACCTCCAAACGCGGCCACGGCGGACTCGTGATCGGGAGCGAAATGTCGGGCGACGTACGCAACGTTTATATGTACGAATGCGAATTCGAAGGCACGGACCGTGCCCTGCGCATCAAATCCCGTCGCGGCCGAGGCGGTATCGTGGAAAACGTTTGGGCCGAGAACCTTGTCGTCAAAGACATGCAACGCGAAGTAGTCATACTCAACATGGACTACGGAGCAGACAAAAACGCTCTCACCAACCAACGCGCCCCCCTCTTCCGCAATATCCACGTTAGCGACGTCTACGGCGAAGGAGCTCCCATGGCCATCCGCATCGTCGGTCTCCCCGATTCGCTTATCGAAAACGTCACCTTCGAAAACATCCGAGTCAAATCCACCGAAGGCGTCTATTGCCAAAACGCGACTGGACTCAGTTTTAAGAATATCGACGTGTCTCCCGAAGAGGGCCCCGTCTTCACCTTCGACAACGTAAACGATGTCGACATCACCGCGGCAAGTTCCGCCAGCGGAGCCTCCACCTTCGTAAAGGTGCTCGGGAAAAACTCCCATGGTATCGTAATCAAGAAGAGCAATCTCAGCACATTAAAGTCTGTGACCGAGTTGGGAGACGAGGTCGCTGCAGAGGCCGTCACTATAAAATAG